The following proteins are co-located in the Perca fluviatilis chromosome 22, GENO_Pfluv_1.0, whole genome shotgun sequence genome:
- the ctdspla gene encoding CTD (carboxy-terminal domain, RNA polymerase II, polypeptide A) small phosphatase-like a isoform X3, with product MDNTSIITQVANPKEEESISSSQDKVSQSNSSLKKHRSRSIFSPFFCCFRNYNEYHVEPPPANNKTPSLPPPPEENGSPPKPPAKFLLPEVSKADYGKNCVVIDLDETLVHSSFKPISNADFIVPVEIDGTVHQVYVLKRPHVDEFLQKMGELFECVLFTASLAKYADPVADLLDQWGVFRARLFRESCVFHRGNYVKDLSRLGRELSKVIIIDNSPASYIFHPENAVPVQSWFEDMTDTELLDLIPLFEGLSKEEDVYSLLQSLRNR from the exons TCTCCCAGTCCAACAGCAGCCTAAAGAAACATCGCAGCCGGAGCATTTTCAGCCCCTTCTTCTGCTGCTTCCGCAACTACAATGAGTACCACGTGGAGCCACCACCCGCCAACAACAAGACACCTTCTCTGCCCCCACCGCCAGAGGAGAATGGAAGTCCTCCCAAG CCTCCAGCCAAGTTCCTCCTACCTGAGGTCAGTAAAGCTGACTACGGCAAGAACTGTGTGGTGATCGACCTGGACGAAACCCTCGTGCACAGCTCCTTCAAG CCCATCAGCAATGCAGACTTCATCGTTCCAGTGGAGATTGATGGGACTGTTCATCAG GTGTACGTGCTGAAGAGACCCCATGTGGACGAGTTTCTCCAGAAGATGGGGGAGCTCTTTGAATGCGTCCTCTTCACAGCGAGCTTAGCAAAG TACGCTGACCCTGTGGCAGACCTGCTGGACCAGTGGGGGGTGTTTCGGGCCCGGCTCTTCAGGGAATCCTGTGTTTTCCACAGAGGAAACTACGTCAAAGACCTCAGCCGGCTGGGCCGAGAGCTCAGTAAAGTCATCATCATAGACAACTCACCTGCCTCCTACATCTTCCACCCTGAGAATGCA GTCCCAGTGCAGTCCTGGTTTGAAGACATGACAGACACTGAGCTGCTGGACCTGATTCCTCTGTTTGAGGGCCTCAGTAAGGAGGAGGATGTTTACAGTCTGTTACAGAGCCTGAGGAACAGGTAG
- the ctdspla gene encoding CTD (carboxy-terminal domain, RNA polymerase II, polypeptide A) small phosphatase-like a isoform X2: MDNTSIITQVANPKEEESISSSQDKVSQSNSSLKKHRSRSIFSPFFCCFRNYNEYHVEPPPANNKTPSLPPPPEENGSPPKVQIIPIPSPPAKFLLPEVSKADYGKNCVVIDLDETLVHSSFKPISNADFIVPVEIDGTVHQVYVLKRPHVDEFLQKMGELFECVLFTASLAKYADPVADLLDQWGVFRARLFRESCVFHRGNYVKDLSRLGRELSKVIIIDNSPASYIFHPENAVPVQSWFEDMTDTELLDLIPLFEGLSKEEDVYSLLQSLRNR, from the exons TCTCCCAGTCCAACAGCAGCCTAAAGAAACATCGCAGCCGGAGCATTTTCAGCCCCTTCTTCTGCTGCTTCCGCAACTACAATGAGTACCACGTGGAGCCACCACCCGCCAACAACAAGACACCTTCTCTGCCCCCACCGCCAGAGGAGAATGGAAGTCCTCCCAAG GTCCAGATCATCCCCATCCCCAGT CCTCCAGCCAAGTTCCTCCTACCTGAGGTCAGTAAAGCTGACTACGGCAAGAACTGTGTGGTGATCGACCTGGACGAAACCCTCGTGCACAGCTCCTTCAAG CCCATCAGCAATGCAGACTTCATCGTTCCAGTGGAGATTGATGGGACTGTTCATCAG GTGTACGTGCTGAAGAGACCCCATGTGGACGAGTTTCTCCAGAAGATGGGGGAGCTCTTTGAATGCGTCCTCTTCACAGCGAGCTTAGCAAAG TACGCTGACCCTGTGGCAGACCTGCTGGACCAGTGGGGGGTGTTTCGGGCCCGGCTCTTCAGGGAATCCTGTGTTTTCCACAGAGGAAACTACGTCAAAGACCTCAGCCGGCTGGGCCGAGAGCTCAGTAAAGTCATCATCATAGACAACTCACCTGCCTCCTACATCTTCCACCCTGAGAATGCA GTCCCAGTGCAGTCCTGGTTTGAAGACATGACAGACACTGAGCTGCTGGACCTGATTCCTCTGTTTGAGGGCCTCAGTAAGGAGGAGGATGTTTACAGTCTGTTACAGAGCCTGAGGAACAGGTAG
- the ctdspla gene encoding CTD (carboxy-terminal domain, RNA polymerase II, polypeptide A) small phosphatase-like a isoform X1, translating to MDNTSIITQVANPKEEESISSSQDKVSQSNSSLKKHRSRSIFSPFFCCFRNYNEYHVEPPPANNKTPSLPPPPEENGSPPKCDQVQIIPIPSPPAKFLLPEVSKADYGKNCVVIDLDETLVHSSFKPISNADFIVPVEIDGTVHQVYVLKRPHVDEFLQKMGELFECVLFTASLAKYADPVADLLDQWGVFRARLFRESCVFHRGNYVKDLSRLGRELSKVIIIDNSPASYIFHPENAVPVQSWFEDMTDTELLDLIPLFEGLSKEEDVYSLLQSLRNR from the exons TCTCCCAGTCCAACAGCAGCCTAAAGAAACATCGCAGCCGGAGCATTTTCAGCCCCTTCTTCTGCTGCTTCCGCAACTACAATGAGTACCACGTGGAGCCACCACCCGCCAACAACAAGACACCTTCTCTGCCCCCACCGCCAGAGGAGAATGGAAGTCCTCCCAAG TGTGACCAGGTCCAGATCATCCCCATCCCCAGT CCTCCAGCCAAGTTCCTCCTACCTGAGGTCAGTAAAGCTGACTACGGCAAGAACTGTGTGGTGATCGACCTGGACGAAACCCTCGTGCACAGCTCCTTCAAG CCCATCAGCAATGCAGACTTCATCGTTCCAGTGGAGATTGATGGGACTGTTCATCAG GTGTACGTGCTGAAGAGACCCCATGTGGACGAGTTTCTCCAGAAGATGGGGGAGCTCTTTGAATGCGTCCTCTTCACAGCGAGCTTAGCAAAG TACGCTGACCCTGTGGCAGACCTGCTGGACCAGTGGGGGGTGTTTCGGGCCCGGCTCTTCAGGGAATCCTGTGTTTTCCACAGAGGAAACTACGTCAAAGACCTCAGCCGGCTGGGCCGAGAGCTCAGTAAAGTCATCATCATAGACAACTCACCTGCCTCCTACATCTTCCACCCTGAGAATGCA GTCCCAGTGCAGTCCTGGTTTGAAGACATGACAGACACTGAGCTGCTGGACCTGATTCCTCTGTTTGAGGGCCTCAGTAAGGAGGAGGATGTTTACAGTCTGTTACAGAGCCTGAGGAACAGGTAG